The following are encoded in a window of Alphaproteobacteria bacterium genomic DNA:
- a CDS encoding class I SAM-dependent methyltransferase, translating into MGIYERALASLQDHGLIGAEDGILVSCGGDTDARALQHGGFRDVLITNLDVRKSAGIGPYSWQRCDAEDLPFADDSFDWGIVNAGLHHCRSPHRGLLELMRVSRRGVLALEARDNLLIRLAVRMGLTPAYELECVAMGVGGLRNGPLPNFVYRWTEREVKKTIESAEPGVAHDLRFYYGLVLPTERMTMSSPVKRLALRVGGVFARALFRLLPRQGNQFAFAIIKTGRTKPWIKAGELNPDYRLGFDPARYVPERPDQGLADRA; encoded by the coding sequence ATGGGTATTTACGAGCGGGCGCTCGCCTCCCTTCAGGACCATGGACTGATTGGAGCCGAGGACGGCATTCTGGTTTCTTGCGGTGGCGATACGGATGCGCGCGCGCTTCAGCATGGCGGTTTTCGAGACGTTCTCATCACCAATCTCGACGTCCGCAAGTCTGCGGGAATCGGCCCCTATTCTTGGCAGCGCTGCGATGCCGAGGATCTGCCCTTCGCCGACGACAGCTTCGACTGGGGAATCGTCAATGCAGGCCTCCATCATTGCCGGTCGCCGCACCGCGGCCTGCTGGAACTGATGCGCGTGTCGCGGCGCGGCGTCCTCGCCCTCGAGGCCCGGGACAATCTGCTCATCCGCCTTGCCGTGCGGATGGGGCTGACGCCGGCGTACGAACTCGAATGCGTCGCGATGGGGGTAGGCGGACTGCGTAACGGCCCGCTGCCCAATTTCGTCTATCGCTGGACCGAACGGGAGGTGAAAAAGACGATCGAGAGCGCCGAGCCGGGAGTCGCCCACGATTTGCGCTTCTATTACGGCCTCGTGCTTCCGACCGAGCGGATGACGATGAGCAGCCCGGTCAAGCGACTGGCGTTGCGCGTCGGGGGAGTGTTCGCCCGAGCGCTCTTTCGTCTGCTGCCCCGACAGGGCAACCAGTTCGCCTTCGCCATTATCAAGACCGGCCGGACGAAGCCCTGGATCAAGGCGGGCGAGCTCAACCCCGATTACCGGCTGGGCTTCGATCCGGCCCGCTACGTCCCGGAGCGGCCCGACCAAGGCCTCGCGGACAGGGCGTAG
- the clpA gene encoding ATP-dependent Clp protease ATP-binding subunit ClpA translates to MPSFARELEQTLHNALAEAGGRRHEYATLEHLLLALIEDVHAGRVMEACGVNTGELRDAVRHYLDTELDSLKVSAETEPSPTSGFQRVVQRAILHVQSSGRDEVTGANVLVALFSERESYAVYFLQQQDMSRLDAVTYISHGVGKGDAVAAPAESKQTEEIKQDDGKKKPESALKQFTVNLNEKAAEGRVDPLIGRGPEVDRTIQILCRRSKNNPLYVGDPGVGKTAIAEGLARKIVEGDVPDVLRPAVIYSLDMGSLLAGTRYRGDFEERLKAVVSELEKLPDAILFIDEIHTVIGAGATSGGAMDASNLLKPALSNGAIRCIGSTTYKEFRNHFEKDRALLRRFQKIDVNEPTVEDTIKILAGLRSAFEEHHAVKYTPDAIKAAVELSARYISDRKLPDKAIDVIDEVGAMQMLVVPSKRKKTITVKEIEAVISTIARIPAKSVSSDDKKALEHLEKDLKRVVFGQDEAIDRLSSAIKLARAGLRDPEKPIGSYLFSGPTGVGKTEVARQLASIMGIPLQRFDMSEYMERHSVSRLIGAPPGYVGYDQGGLLTDAVDQHPHSVLLLDEIEKAHPDLFNILLQIMDNGRLTDHHGKTVDFRNVILIMTTNAGAADMASEGIGFGNVSREDAQDEAVKRMFTPEFRNRLDAIVPFAYLPTEVVARVVDKFILQLELQLADRNVHIELDDEARAWLTARGYDRLYGARPMGRLVQDKIKQPLAEELLFGKLVHGGEVKVRIKDNAPTFEIIPAPPKPSKKRKKKPAGKTTGADQPEEQA, encoded by the coding sequence ATGCCTTCTTTCGCCCGTGAGCTCGAACAGACCCTCCACAACGCCTTGGCCGAGGCGGGTGGGCGCCGCCACGAATATGCGACGCTCGAGCATCTTCTTCTCGCTTTGATCGAGGACGTCCACGCCGGCCGCGTGATGGAGGCCTGCGGCGTCAATACCGGCGAGCTTCGCGACGCGGTGCGGCACTATCTCGACACCGAGCTTGATTCGCTCAAGGTCTCCGCGGAGACCGAGCCGTCGCCGACGAGCGGTTTCCAGCGCGTGGTGCAGCGCGCCATCCTGCACGTCCAGTCCTCCGGGCGCGACGAGGTCACCGGCGCCAACGTGCTCGTCGCCCTCTTCTCCGAGCGCGAGAGCTACGCGGTCTATTTCCTGCAGCAGCAGGACATGAGCCGGCTCGATGCCGTCACCTATATCAGCCACGGCGTCGGTAAGGGCGACGCGGTCGCGGCCCCCGCCGAGAGCAAGCAGACCGAGGAGATCAAGCAGGACGACGGCAAGAAGAAGCCCGAATCCGCGCTCAAGCAGTTCACCGTGAACCTCAACGAGAAGGCCGCCGAAGGCCGCGTCGATCCCCTGATCGGCCGCGGTCCCGAGGTCGACCGAACGATCCAGATCCTCTGCCGCCGCTCCAAGAACAACCCGCTCTACGTCGGCGATCCGGGCGTCGGGAAGACGGCCATCGCCGAGGGCCTGGCGCGCAAGATCGTCGAGGGCGACGTTCCCGACGTGCTTCGGCCGGCCGTGATCTATTCGCTCGACATGGGCTCGCTCCTCGCGGGCACGCGCTATCGCGGCGATTTCGAGGAGCGGTTGAAGGCCGTCGTCTCGGAGCTCGAGAAGCTCCCCGACGCGATCCTTTTCATCGACGAGATCCACACGGTGATCGGTGCCGGCGCGACTTCGGGCGGCGCCATGGACGCTTCGAACCTGCTCAAGCCGGCGCTCTCCAACGGCGCGATCCGCTGCATCGGCTCGACGACCTACAAGGAGTTCCGCAACCATTTCGAGAAGGACCGGGCGCTGCTCCGTCGGTTCCAGAAGATCGACGTCAACGAGCCGACGGTCGAGGACACGATCAAGATCCTCGCCGGCCTGCGAAGCGCGTTCGAGGAGCATCACGCGGTCAAATACACGCCCGACGCGATCAAGGCCGCGGTCGAGCTCTCCGCGCGCTATATCTCTGACCGCAAGCTGCCCGACAAGGCGATCGACGTGATCGACGAGGTCGGCGCGATGCAGATGCTGGTCGTGCCCTCGAAGCGCAAGAAGACGATCACCGTCAAGGAGATCGAGGCGGTCATCTCGACCATCGCCCGGATCCCGGCCAAGAGCGTCTCCTCCGACGACAAGAAGGCGCTCGAGCATCTCGAGAAGGATTTGAAGCGCGTCGTCTTCGGCCAGGACGAGGCGATCGACCGGCTCTCCTCGGCGATCAAGCTGGCCCGCGCCGGCCTTCGCGATCCCGAAAAGCCGATCGGCTCCTACCTCTTCTCCGGCCCCACCGGCGTCGGCAAGACCGAGGTCGCGCGCCAGCTCGCCTCGATCATGGGCATCCCGCTGCAGCGCTTCGACATGAGCGAATATATGGAGCGTCACTCGGTCTCCCGCCTGATCGGCGCGCCTCCGGGCTATGTCGGCTACGATCAGGGCGGCCTCTTGACCGACGCCGTCGACCAGCATCCGCACAGCGTGCTCCTGCTCGACGAGATCGAGAAGGCGCATCCGGATCTGTTCAACATCCTCCTTCAGATCATGGACAACGGCCGGCTCACCGACCATCACGGCAAGACGGTCGATTTCCGCAATGTGATCCTGATCATGACCACCAATGCCGGCGCCGCAGACATGGCGAGCGAGGGGATCGGCTTCGGCAACGTCAGCAGGGAGGACGCGCAGGACGAGGCGGTCAAGCGGATGTTCACGCCCGAGTTCCGCAACCGGCTCGATGCGATCGTGCCCTTCGCCTACCTCCCCACCGAGGTCGTCGCCCGCGTCGTCGACAAGTTCATCCTCCAGCTCGAGCTCCAACTCGCGGACCGCAACGTCCACATCGAGCTCGACGACGAGGCGCGGGCCTGGCTCACCGCGCGCGGCTACGACCGGCTCTACGGTGCCCGGCCGATGGGCCGCCTGGTTCAGGACAAGATCAAGCAGCCGCTGGCAGAGGAGCTGCTGTTCGGCAAGCTCGTCCACGGCGGCGAGGTCAAGGTCCGAATCAAGGACAATGCGCCGACCTTCGAGATCATCCCCGCGCCGCCCAAACCCTCGAAGAAGCGGAAGAAGAAGCCGGCCGGAAAGACCACCGGAGCCGACCAGCCGGAAGAGCAGGCCTAG
- a CDS encoding DUF1192 domain-containing protein: MDLDELFPDKPDDPLKLLTKQDLDPLSVEELDARIKVLEAEIERVKAKLHASVNFRASADDLFRK, from the coding sequence ATGGATCTCGACGAGCTCTTTCCGGACAAGCCGGACGATCCGCTGAAGCTCCTGACGAAGCAGGATCTCGATCCGCTGTCGGTCGAGGAGCTCGACGCGCGGATAAAGGTGCTGGAGGCGGAGATCGAGCGGGTGAAGGCCAAGCTTCATGCCTCGGTTAACTTCCGCGCAAGCGCCGACGATCTATTCAGGAAATGA
- a CDS encoding NAD(P)H-quinone oxidoreductase, translated as MKAIDPAGAGGPEVLEIVARPVPRPATGEVLIKVAAAGVNRPDVLQRRGLYPPPPGAPSIPGLEVAGEIVEAGDGVGAELVGQQVCALVSGGGYAEYAVAPAGQCLPVPPSLRMIEAAAMPETLFTVWTNLFERAYAAEGETALVHGGTSGIGTMAIGLADLFGLRIIVTCGSDEKCRRAEALGAAHAINYRTQDFVAEVARLTGGAGVHIVLDMVGGDYLGRNLDCLAEEGRHVSIAVQGGATGEVNIAKVMQRRLTLTGSTLRPRSAQFKCLVADELSRAVWPHVEAGKLKPVVDATFPLADAAKAHMLMESGEHVGKIVLEIG; from the coding sequence ATGAAGGCGATCGATCCGGCAGGGGCGGGCGGCCCGGAGGTGCTCGAAATCGTCGCTCGGCCGGTGCCGCGCCCCGCAACGGGCGAGGTGCTCATCAAAGTCGCCGCCGCCGGAGTCAATCGCCCGGACGTGCTCCAGCGGCGCGGCCTCTATCCGCCGCCCCCGGGAGCGCCCTCGATTCCGGGCCTGGAGGTGGCGGGGGAGATCGTGGAGGCCGGCGACGGCGTCGGCGCCGAACTGGTCGGCCAGCAGGTCTGCGCGCTCGTTTCCGGCGGCGGCTATGCCGAATATGCGGTGGCGCCCGCCGGCCAGTGCCTGCCGGTTCCGCCGTCGCTGAGGATGATCGAAGCCGCGGCCATGCCCGAGACGCTGTTCACCGTGTGGACCAATTTGTTCGAGCGGGCTTATGCAGCCGAGGGCGAGACCGCGCTGGTCCACGGGGGAACGAGCGGGATCGGGACCATGGCGATCGGCCTTGCCGATCTGTTCGGCCTGAGGATCATCGTCACCTGCGGAAGCGACGAAAAGTGCCGCCGGGCCGAGGCGCTCGGCGCGGCCCACGCCATCAATTACCGGACCCAGGATTTCGTAGCCGAGGTGGCGCGGCTCACCGGGGGCGCGGGCGTCCATATCGTGCTGGACATGGTCGGCGGCGATTATCTGGGGCGCAACCTCGATTGCCTGGCGGAGGAGGGGCGCCACGTCTCGATCGCGGTGCAGGGCGGCGCGACCGGCGAGGTCAACATCGCGAAGGTGATGCAGCGGCGGCTAACTCTGACCGGCTCGACGCTGAGGCCGCGCTCGGCCCAGTTCAAATGCCTCGTCGCGGACGAGCTTTCGCGCGCCGTCTGGCCGCATGTCGAGGCAGGCAAATTGAAGCCGGTCGTCGATGCCACCTTCCCGCTGGCGGACGCCGCGAAGGCGCACATGCTGATGGAATCGGGCGAGCATGTCGGCAAGATCGTGCTGGAGATCGGGTGA
- a CDS encoding glutathione S-transferase family protein has protein sequence MSEPLILHEYPPSGNCYKIRLTAALLGLPIERRFYDIMKGETRTPQFLTEVNPNGRIPVLQIGKRFLPESNAACFYLAEGSALVPADPFDRADMLRWMFWEQYNHEPNVATLRFWHGWVGEENWSDLQRAQEPAKRAAGEAALALMDAHLAGRPWFVGDSVTLADVALYAYTHVAEGGGYRLADYPNVCAWIEHVAALPGYAPMDFTRHSR, from the coding sequence GTGAGCGAGCCGCTGATCCTCCATGAATATCCGCCGTCCGGAAATTGCTACAAGATCCGGCTGACGGCGGCCCTGCTCGGGCTTCCGATCGAGCGGCGCTTCTACGACATCATGAAGGGCGAGACGCGCACGCCGCAATTCCTCACCGAGGTGAATCCCAACGGGCGGATTCCGGTGCTTCAGATCGGGAAGCGCTTCCTGCCGGAAAGCAATGCCGCCTGTTTCTACCTGGCCGAGGGTTCCGCCCTGGTCCCGGCCGATCCATTCGACCGCGCGGACATGCTGCGCTGGATGTTCTGGGAGCAGTATAATCACGAGCCCAACGTCGCGACTTTGCGCTTCTGGCACGGCTGGGTGGGCGAGGAGAATTGGAGCGATTTGCAGCGCGCCCAGGAGCCGGCCAAGCGCGCGGCGGGCGAGGCGGCGCTGGCGCTGATGGACGCGCATCTCGCCGGCCGCCCCTGGTTCGTCGGCGACTCGGTCACGCTCGCCGACGTCGCGCTCTACGCCTACACGCACGTCGCCGAGGGAGGCGGCTACCGCCTTGCCGACTATCCGAACGTCTGCGCGTGGATCGAGCACGTGGCGGCGCTACCCGGCTACGCGCCGATGGACTTTACTCGTCATTCTCGCTGA
- a CDS encoding 2-aminobenzoate-CoA ligase has protein sequence MTDTFVKDRLPPPEAQPEFLFTLPELQYPERLNAAVELIDHQDPDALAILNDAGSWTYGEMRDLSNRIARRLVEKEGLVPGNRVFLRGPNNAMLFASWLGVLKAGGIVVATMPMLRPGEIATILERARVTHAIVDARFRDDFDAAGGVGSVIAYDGDNGFEALEAAPDFIPVETGRDDVALIAFTSGTTGSPKGCVHYHRDILAPADSFARHVLKPKPGDRWACSAPVAFTFGLGVLLIFPWRFGGTAVTIETPGPKALLEAVARHKVTTLATAPTAYKAMLPMLAVHDIASLRTCVSAGEHLPASTWQAWKEATGIGIVDGIGATEMMHIFISASGQDIRPGSTGKAVPGYVAAVLDEAGAPMETGTGRLAVKGPTGCRYLDDPRQSAYVQGGWNVTGDTYRKDEDGYFWYVARSDDMIVSSGYNIAAPEVENALYAHAAVQECAVIGTPCPERGQKVKAFVVLAPGYAPDARTATILQDHVKASIAPYKYPRELEFVDALPKTATGKLQRFALRGG, from the coding sequence ATGACCGATACCTTCGTCAAGGACCGCCTCCCCCCGCCCGAGGCGCAGCCCGAATTTCTCTTCACCCTGCCCGAGCTCCAATATCCCGAGCGGCTGAACGCCGCCGTCGAGCTGATCGACCACCAGGATCCGGATGCGCTCGCGATTCTCAATGATGCCGGCAGCTGGACCTACGGCGAGATGCGCGACCTCTCGAATCGGATCGCGCGCCGTCTCGTGGAGAAGGAAGGCCTCGTCCCCGGCAACCGCGTTTTCCTGCGCGGGCCGAACAACGCGATGCTGTTCGCCTCCTGGCTCGGCGTTCTCAAGGCCGGCGGAATCGTCGTCGCCACCATGCCGATGCTTCGCCCAGGCGAGATCGCCACCATACTCGAGCGGGCTCGGGTCACCCACGCCATCGTCGACGCCCGCTTCCGCGACGATTTCGATGCGGCCGGCGGAGTCGGATCGGTGATCGCCTACGATGGCGACAATGGCTTCGAGGCGCTCGAAGCGGCGCCCGACTTCATCCCGGTCGAGACCGGCCGCGACGACGTGGCGCTGATCGCCTTCACCTCCGGCACCACCGGAAGCCCCAAGGGCTGCGTCCACTACCACCGCGACATCCTCGCCCCGGCCGACAGCTTCGCCCGCCACGTCCTGAAGCCGAAGCCCGGCGATCGCTGGGCCTGCTCGGCGCCGGTCGCCTTCACCTTCGGCCTCGGCGTGCTTCTGATTTTCCCCTGGCGCTTCGGCGGCACCGCGGTGACGATCGAGACGCCCGGCCCCAAGGCGCTGCTCGAAGCGGTCGCGCGGCACAAGGTGACCACGCTGGCCACCGCGCCCACCGCCTACAAGGCAATGCTGCCCATGCTCGCGGTCCACGACATCGCCTCGCTTCGCACCTGCGTTTCCGCCGGCGAGCACCTGCCGGCCTCGACCTGGCAGGCCTGGAAGGAGGCGACCGGAATCGGCATCGTCGACGGGATCGGCGCGACCGAGATGATGCACATCTTCATCTCGGCCTCGGGGCAGGACATCCGCCCCGGCTCGACCGGCAAGGCGGTGCCCGGCTATGTCGCCGCCGTCCTCGACGAGGCCGGCGCCCCCATGGAGACCGGCACCGGCCGTCTCGCCGTCAAGGGGCCGACCGGCTGCCGCTATCTCGACGACCCGCGCCAGTCCGCCTACGTCCAGGGCGGCTGGAACGTCACCGGCGACACCTACCGCAAGGATGAGGACGGCTATTTCTGGTACGTCGCCCGATCCGACGACATGATCGTCTCCTCGGGCTACAACATCGCCGCGCCCGAGGTTGAAAACGCGCTCTACGCCCATGCCGCGGTTCAGGAATGCGCGGTGATCGGCACGCCCTGCCCCGAGCGCGGGCAGAAGGTGAAGGCCTTCGTCGTCCTCGCCCCCGGCTACGCGCCGGACGCGCGGACCGCCACAATCCTCCAGGATCATGTGAAGGCGTCCATCGCCCCCTACAAATATCCTCGCGAGCTGGAATTCGTCGACGCGCTGCCGAAGACGGCGACCGGAAAATTGCAGAGATTTGCGCTTCGCGGCGGCTGA
- a CDS encoding RidA family protein: MKALLPPGWPRPKGYANGISASGRMIVTAGVVGWNAEEGFETADIAGQFRQILLNTLAILAEDHAGPEHIVRMTWYVTDIAAYRNSLAEIGAAWREIIGKHFPAMAVVGVTALVEPKAKIEIETLAVVPE, translated from the coding sequence GTGAAAGCGCTGCTCCCACCCGGCTGGCCGCGTCCCAAAGGCTATGCGAACGGCATCAGCGCCAGCGGACGCATGATCGTCACCGCCGGAGTCGTCGGCTGGAACGCAGAGGAGGGTTTCGAGACCGCGGATATCGCGGGCCAGTTCCGCCAGATCTTGCTCAACACGCTCGCCATCCTCGCCGAGGACCATGCCGGCCCGGAGCATATCGTGCGGATGACCTGGTACGTCACCGACATCGCTGCCTACCGGAACAGCCTCGCGGAGATCGGCGCAGCGTGGCGCGAAATCATCGGCAAACATTTCCCCGCCATGGCCGTCGTCGGAGTCACCGCGCTCGTCGAGCCGAAGGCGAAGATCGAGATCGAGACCCTCGCGGTCGTCCCGGAATGA
- a CDS encoding acyl-CoA dehydrogenase, with amino-acid sequence MTDRSFLDWPFFDNSHRELAAKLENWCEKALREPHGTDVDAECRALVRKLGDGGWLRYCVPAAYGGVHETLDVRSFALIRETLARHDGLADFAFAMQGLGSGAISLFGSEAQKRSYLPAVASGDKIAAFALSEPSSGSDVANLETEAREDGGGYILGGAKTYISNGGVADFYVVFARTGEAPGAKGVSAFILDSGTTGLDASERIQVIAPHPLATLKFDRIALPAEALLGERGRGFMQAMATLDVFRTTVGAAALGFARRALDEATARALTRKSGGATLADNAIVQSMLAEMVLDIDASALLVYRAAWVRDVQGRRNSHEAALAKLHATDRAQAVIDKAVQIFGGLGVTVGVPVESLYREIRALRIYEGASEVQKVVIARAHLAEFAR; translated from the coding sequence ATGACTGACCGCAGCTTCCTCGATTGGCCATTCTTCGACAATTCTCACAGAGAGTTGGCGGCGAAGCTCGAGAACTGGTGCGAAAAGGCTCTTAGAGAGCCGCACGGCACGGACGTCGATGCCGAATGCCGTGCTTTGGTCCGCAAGCTGGGCGACGGCGGCTGGCTCCGCTACTGCGTGCCCGCGGCCTATGGCGGCGTTCACGAAACGCTCGACGTCCGCTCGTTCGCCTTGATCCGCGAGACGCTCGCCCGGCACGATGGCCTCGCCGATTTCGCCTTCGCGATGCAGGGGCTCGGATCGGGCGCGATCAGCTTGTTCGGCTCCGAAGCTCAGAAACGATCTTATCTTCCCGCCGTCGCTTCGGGCGACAAGATCGCCGCCTTCGCGCTGAGCGAGCCCTCATCCGGCTCGGACGTCGCCAATCTCGAAACCGAGGCGCGCGAGGACGGCGGAGGCTATATTCTGGGCGGCGCCAAGACCTACATCTCGAACGGCGGCGTCGCCGATTTCTACGTCGTCTTCGCCCGCACCGGCGAAGCCCCCGGCGCCAAAGGCGTCTCGGCCTTCATCCTCGACTCAGGGACGACCGGCCTCGACGCGAGCGAGCGCATCCAGGTGATCGCGCCCCACCCGCTCGCCACGCTCAAGTTCGACCGGATTGCGCTTCCCGCCGAAGCCTTGCTCGGCGAGCGCGGCCGCGGCTTCATGCAGGCGATGGCCACGCTCGACGTCTTTCGCACCACCGTAGGCGCCGCCGCCTTGGGCTTCGCCCGCCGCGCGCTCGACGAGGCCACGGCGCGCGCCCTCACCCGCAAGTCCGGCGGCGCCACGCTTGCCGACAACGCGATCGTCCAGTCGATGCTCGCGGAGATGGTGCTCGACATCGATGCCTCGGCCCTGCTCGTCTACCGCGCCGCCTGGGTCCGCGACGTTCAAGGCCGGCGCAACAGCCACGAGGCGGCGCTTGCCAAGCTCCACGCCACCGACCGCGCCCAGGCGGTGATCGACAAGGCGGTGCAGATTTTCGGCGGCCTCGGCGTGACCGTGGGCGTTCCCGTCGAAAGCCTCTACCGCGAGATCCGGGCGCTCAGGATTTACGAGGGGGCATCGGAGGTGCAGAAGGTGGTCATCGCCCGCGCTCATCTCGCGGAGTTCGCCAGGTGA
- a CDS encoding enoyl-CoA hydratase family protein yields the protein MARRGKSFITRWASSSSRSRKDSSLNPETYRPAHFAWSYQGGVATVTLNRPERKNPLTFESYAELRDLFRDLVYARDVKAVVVAGAGGNFSSGGDVHEIIGPLTGMAMPALLDFTRMTGDLVRAMRGCPQPIVAAIDGVCAGAGAIVAMASDMRIATPEAKTGFLFTRVGLAGCDMGACAILPRIIGQGRASELLFTGRMMSAEEGERWGFHNRLVPAESLLDEAQALARSLASGPTFAHGMTKNQLNTEWAVSLDTAIEMEAQAQAICMGTNDFRRAFEAFAAKRTPVFEGD from the coding sequence ATGGCGAGGCGCGGGAAAAGCTTTATCACGCGCTGGGCGAGCTCAAGCAGTCGATCGCGAAAGGACAGCAGCTTGAACCCTGAGACCTACCGGCCGGCCCATTTCGCCTGGTCCTACCAGGGCGGCGTCGCCACCGTGACGCTGAACCGGCCCGAGCGGAAGAATCCGCTGACGTTCGAGTCCTACGCCGAGCTTCGCGACCTCTTCCGCGATCTGGTCTACGCCAGGGACGTGAAAGCGGTCGTCGTCGCCGGCGCCGGCGGCAATTTCAGCTCGGGCGGCGACGTTCACGAGATCATCGGCCCGCTGACGGGGATGGCGATGCCCGCCTTGCTCGATTTCACGCGGATGACCGGCGACTTGGTCAGGGCGATGCGCGGCTGCCCGCAACCGATCGTCGCGGCGATCGACGGCGTCTGCGCCGGCGCCGGCGCGATCGTCGCAATGGCGTCCGACATGCGAATCGCGACTCCGGAGGCGAAGACGGGCTTCCTCTTCACCCGCGTCGGCCTCGCCGGCTGCGACATGGGCGCCTGCGCCATATTGCCGCGGATCATCGGCCAGGGCCGCGCCTCGGAACTGCTCTTCACCGGCCGAATGATGAGCGCCGAGGAAGGCGAACGCTGGGGCTTCCACAATCGCCTGGTCCCGGCCGAAAGCTTGCTCGATGAGGCGCAGGCGCTGGCCCGCAGCCTCGCGAGCGGCCCCACATTCGCCCACGGCATGACCAAGAACCAGCTCAACACCGAATGGGCGGTCAGCCTCGACACGGCGATCGAGATGGAGGCGCAGGCCCAGGCGATCTGTATGGGCACCAACGATTTCCGCCGCGCCTTCGAAGCCTTCGCCGCCAAGCGGACGCCGGTGTTCGAGGGCGACTGA
- a CDS encoding MarR family transcriptional regulator, which produces MREKHDGALADRSSVRVWLRLLSCTMAIEKDVQRRFAGRGATLARFDVLAALDRERAGMTMGALSRALLVSNGNVTQLVQKLARDCLVRIAPSPADKRASIVRLTARGRAEFAGLAAAHHDWIERLVGGMDGEAREKLYHALGELKQSIAKGQQLEP; this is translated from the coding sequence ATTCGCGAGAAGCATGACGGCGCGCTCGCCGACCGGTCGAGCGTCCGGGTCTGGCTCAGACTGCTCTCCTGCACGATGGCGATCGAGAAGGACGTCCAGCGCCGCTTCGCCGGGCGCGGCGCCACTCTCGCCCGATTCGACGTCCTCGCCGCGCTCGATCGCGAACGAGCGGGGATGACCATGGGCGCCCTCTCGCGCGCGCTGCTCGTCTCCAACGGCAATGTCACCCAGCTCGTCCAGAAGCTCGCCCGCGACTGCCTGGTGCGCATCGCCCCCTCGCCCGCCGACAAGCGCGCGTCGATTGTGCGCCTGACCGCCAGGGGCCGGGCCGAGTTCGCCGGCCTCGCCGCTGCGCATCACGACTGGATCGAGCGGCTGGTCGGGGGCATGGATGGCGAGGCGCGGGAAAAGCTTTATCACGCGCTGGGCGAGCTCAAGCAGTCGATCGCGAAAGGACAGCAGCTTGAACCCTGA
- a CDS encoding SDR family NAD(P)-dependent oxidoreductase: MRLQGRHAIVTGGGTGIGAAIAEALAAEGASLTLVGRRREKLDEAARRCFPAQAGAQAAAAPPSSTAPGPRPAPGSIFVAPADVTDRAQIDSAFAAARKRHGPISILVNNAGISEGVPFAKVTERLWRDMLAVNLDGMFRCCQAALADLLEAEAGRIVTIASMAGLQGFAYASPYIAAKHGAVGLTRALAAEYARTNLRVNAVCPGFVDTEMTVRSVANITAKTGRSEGEARAELAGLNRSGRLIAPAEIASLTLALILSDRNGEAVEIA; encoded by the coding sequence ATGAGGCTCCAGGGTCGCCACGCGATCGTCACCGGCGGCGGCACCGGCATCGGCGCGGCTATCGCCGAGGCGCTGGCGGCGGAAGGAGCGAGCCTCACTCTGGTCGGTCGGCGACGCGAGAAACTGGATGAGGCGGCGCGTCGCTGTTTCCCGGCGCAGGCCGGGGCCCAGGCGGCGGCAGCGCCGCCGTCTTCAACGGCGCCTGGACCCCGGCCTGCGCCGGGGAGCATCTTCGTGGCACCGGCCGATGTGACCGACCGCGCCCAGATCGACTCCGCCTTCGCCGCCGCCCGCAAACGCCACGGCCCGATCTCGATCCTCGTCAACAATGCCGGCATCTCTGAGGGCGTGCCCTTCGCCAAGGTCACCGAGCGGCTCTGGCGGGACATGCTGGCTGTCAATCTGGACGGCATGTTCCGCTGCTGCCAGGCGGCGCTCGCCGATCTCCTCGAAGCGGAGGCCGGACGGATCGTCACCATCGCCTCGATGGCCGGGCTCCAGGGCTTCGCCTATGCCTCGCCCTATATCGCCGCCAAGCACGGCGCCGTAGGCCTGACCCGCGCGCTCGCCGCCGAATATGCGAGGACGAACCTTCGCGTGAACGCGGTCTGTCCCGGCTTCGTCGATACCGAAATGACCGTCCGCTCCGTCGCCAACATCACGGCAAAGACCGGCCGCAGCGAGGGCGAGGCGCGCGCCGAGCTCGCCGGACTCAACCGCTCGGGCCGCCTGATCGCGCCGGCGGAGATCGCTTCGCTCACCCTCGCTCTGATCCTCTCCGACCGCAACGGCGAGGCGGTCGAGATCGCATGA